From the genome of Culicoides brevitarsis isolate CSIRO-B50_1 unplaced genomic scaffold, AGI_CSIRO_Cbre_v1 contig_34, whole genome shotgun sequence:
AGATCATTGTGAGGAGGCAAAACAACTCCTGAAACTCATGGGTATTCCATACGTCGAAGCACCCTGTGAGGCGGAAGCGCAGTGTGCCGCATTGGTAAAAGCGGGAAAAGTTTATGCAACTGCAACGGAGGATATGGATGCCTTGACATTCGGTTCGACAATTCTATTACGTCATTTAACATTCTCCGAAGCACGCAAAATGCCAATTCAAGAGTACTATCACGATAGAGTTCTTAAAGGATTGGAGCTTAACGAAGATGAATTCGTCGATCTTTGTATCTTGTTAGGTTGCGATTATTGCGAAAGCATCAAAGGAATTGGGCCAAAGAAGGCAATTGAACTTGTGACAAAATAtcgttcaattgaaaaaatccttgaaaatattgatcaaAAGAAGTTTATTGTGCCCGAAAATTGGAATTACGAACAGGCAAgagctttatttaaaaacccaGAAATCGCAAATCCCGAGgaaattgaactaaaatgGACAGAACCTGATGAGGAAGGGCTTGTGAAGTTTTTGTGCGGCGATAGACAATTCAATGAACAACGAGTTCGTTCGGGAGCACAAAAACTCATGAAATGTCGAAGCACGGGAACACAAGGAAGATTGGATTCGTTTTTCAAGGTTTTGCCATCAACTACTCCGAATCAGAAACGCAAATCTATAGCAGATGTCAAAAAGGAATCCGCGAAGAAACTCAAAGGAGGCGCAAAAGGAAGTCGAAAACcaaaataaattgcatatttttttcacaatatttttttgtttattttcttacaAGGCTTAAAACGCGTTAAAAGGCAACCTTATTGAGTACAATGTAAgtaacataataaataattatcaacTAAGGCAATAGGATTCAAGAGTGCTTACACATCTAGATatggcttaaaaaataatttgaactcATACAAAAGCAAAATACTTCAACGGTAGTACATAGAAACAATTGATCGAAATTTAACTTCCAATCagcaaaaacatgaaaacagCAAATCCGTTCAAGATTGTCATCAAATAACCCAAAGAATATTGATGTTTCACGTGAAGTTGATAGCCAGTCTTGTTTTTTCGCGGCGATAAAGGCGTTGGGGGATTCACGCCAGGCACATCGCTATCCAAATAGACAATCATCCAAGAAAAAACTGTCACGAAGAATCCGATAAATGCACAAGCGATGACATTTGTGAGATTAATTCGTATCAAAGACATTTTCTCATACATATTGGCTGCTTGATGATGTAGCGATTGTTGCAACGATTGTCCAAGGTCTTTGAATGATATGTTTTCcatacctacaaaaaaaacgacacgcatacaaaaaaatgtaaatattttcaaatatcatCTGTTTTTATCACCAAACACACATCACAAATccataaaacaataattaacgCGATGAAATCATCCGTAACTCTGttgatgtgtgtgtgtggtttaaaaataaatagtattTAAATCATGCATCTTCCATACAACACACGAACAAACaagattcattttttaaagaattcggTCAATCCGAAAAGAATTAAGGAAGGAATTAATTTCTCACCGATATACAATGCAAATTTAGCAATAACGATTGTCAACACAAGCAACCATACGACGACACCTACGACATTTGAGGAAGTTGCATCTTGTTCACCTAATTTCCTCGTACTCTGTTCCGTCGTTGTTGTCCAGCTGCTGTTGTCGAAAAGACGCTTCTTCGGATTTGCATTTCCATTTTTGTGGAAGCCATTTGTGTACACCTTTTCAgtcatttttaacacaaaacgcAACAAATTTCGACGATAATTTCACTTTCGTGCGAGTTCTTGTACGACTAATTGTATTCAAATGGGCAGCCAATGTGTGTTTGGTATAGAAGGCAAACGACGAATGCACGAAAATCGTAAACAAAATAACCGAATCTCTTATGTCATATGGTATATCGAAGAGTTTGTAGAACGCGATatacttttttcgttttaaatataaataatttttgatttaaaaaaaaaatattattttaatgttaagtttttcttctgagaagaattgaattttgagaaattttcggagggaaaaaaattatcgacgaTCGTAATACTTTACTTCCATTTTTAATcgattcgtaaaaaaaacgaacaagaaGTGCAATAATTCGTATTGGAATGCTGTTTGTATTGTTCCGAggattattttcattcaaataaaatttaataaaatttaagtttttaatcatgttttgacttaaatttttattttgtgaaattttataaagtaaatttgttaaaaacttaaaataataaaagtaaaaattatactttttgtcttaaaaaatacaataaaattttgagttattttttttcccataatttctttttaatttttcaattcattaaattttcaatttatttgttaatttttaattgaatttggtATGCAATGAGCTTTACATAAAACAATAAGTTGAATAAAATCGTTAAGCGAATTTTGTTTGaacgacaattttttctattaaaaaaattaaattttcattttgatcaattttcaactgtttgcggaaaacttttaaatgtcacttttgacatttttccttCGAGgtttttccattcatttacATTACATGTCACCTTGAAGTTCGATATAGGCAAAACACtttacacaaacaaaaaaaatcaattacggTATAATTTTCGCCAATTATCGATTCCTGTTGcgcctaaaatttttctcctgcCCAAATGATGGATAACACTCACAACTTGTCGGAATCAATGACGAGAGTGAGACCAAAATTAGtagttaaaagttaaaaataaggcAATCTGCTGAGAACTGAAGCAtctgcaaataaataattgatttaccTTTCCGTGGAGAGCGTCaaacaattgaattgaaaacatttattattaattgagtgaaaaaaaaaaatgatatcgACAAATGAGGTTGTAAGTAAGGATGCCAATCATCATGATAATAGTAGTAATATTCGTCCTGCGAGCACCGTCAACAATAGTTTCCGCAATCAAAAGATGATAAAGCAATTCGCTCAGACGCTCATTTTCATCGTTTTGATCTTTGTCGCGAGTTTTTTCCGAGATGTCATCAAACAGGAGAAGATTCGCAAGAAGGAACGGGCGGAAATGGCGTCGCAAATTGCGCACCAAAACTATTTGCTCGAGCAGGAACGTTTTCTCGTGAAGCATCGCGAATTTCTCTCGACTTTCCTGCAATACGAACATCATTGTAACAAAATTCACGCACTCTTGTACAAGAACCCATGCGGTTTGACAAAGGTAAacgatttcaaatttaattgcaaaaacTGCAAAGGATCGTCACGCAGTCCGAAAGTTCGTATTCAGATGGGCGATAGAACGCCTCTCGATTTTGCACTCATTTATGTGTTTCTTGCGAGTTTGTTGTTTCTCCTTGTTCGTGCCATAATCGACGTATCGAAGGAGTTTAATGCACCTTCGCAGGATTCCGATGAAAAGACGTCTTCGTTACATGATTATGCAACACGACGTGTTAGCAATGCGAGTAATTCTGCGACACCCCAAAAGAAACGcgattcaaaagttttacaaCCACGCGTCTCTATTACTACAACTTCTTCTGATCAACAGGGATCAACATCAGCAGAGGGAAATAACGAATGTACAACAGGCATCGCATTAAATGAGACTTCATGTGTTTCGAGCAAATTTGATAGGAGATCCTCAGTTCCTGCAACGATGGGACACAATCAATATCTtctaaaaggtaagaaaaaagtttaattgaagcatgaatttgacaaattttttgcagATACAATCGATTTTCGACGACAATCCTTTGAAGCATTAAACGAAGAAGACGAGAATTGTAGTCCAGAGACGAAAAAACATCGGCTTATTCGACGATAAAAGgcaatttagtaaaatttagatGATAGTAGGTGAGAATAAATATATTGTAGTCCTGTTTTCAATGTTGAACATAGATGTTGATATATAATTGGAATAAAGACGGATGTTTATTACAtccaaaaatatattcaacttacgacttttactcaaaaaatccCAAATCCAATTGAAACACtttactttttcattcaaattaagtACACGactttatcactttttattctttttcattcaataattgattttgtatgtcattttttttttgtctgaacaaattttcacctttttttcatcaaaaatatcattcatgaaattataattttaaatagagtatatcaaatgttttttttttctttttaatattttgttggtttttcgtgttagttttttgaatattttgtttcattctttcactttttactttttaaagtttctataaaaataaagtctatttttttttcttgtgtgcgggaaatatttcattcagttcaaattaaacaaatttcataagtagataaataatagtttttgaccggaaatattattttcgtgtaaaaaaataaattaattagctGCCTAATAGTaatactttgattttttcactttttgttttcttcaatTCATCATtacaaatgtttattatttttttcttttcatttttcagaAAGActtgctttttaaatttaaattaaaaaatgaacaactttgtaaaaaaaaaacaatggaaaaataagctaggatacaaaatattttaacaaaaaagacttaaaattatctttttaactCTATTATCTCACTTTTATACTTAAAacctaagttttttttttaattgtgtaAAGTATGAGAAACGAAAAATACATTTcgcttccatttttttaaaaataaaaaaaaaatcacacgcaTCCACACATGAAATAGAGTTTCAAAATGCACCAACAATAGGGTTAATTGTTCGGTACTTTCCACATCAACTGCATTCCAATGTCATATAAATTACTTATCGCTAAACTTAAAGCATTTCTTGCCTTTAAATGTAGGTAATGTTTGTATAAAAGTAATGCTGTACGAGCATCTTCAATAGAATCGTGTGTTtctgattgaatttttatgcctaaaaaaagttttaccattaattttttttttgtttctcatgaaaaataattcaaaaacttacctaaaAAGTGCCATGCTAAGAATCTCAGTGAGATCATGCGATAATGAGGAATATGGAATAGGTAAACCGTGTCGACAATTTGTTCTGCCGGCACAATCATATTGATCACGCGAAAGTCGTTTCGCAATCCGTGCCCGACGAAAATGACGCCCGAATCGACcaaatatcttaatttttgatatgattTTTTGAGTGTCGTCAGTCGTTTATTACTGAAATGGGCATCCAAATCGCCGGGCTTTATTCCGGAATATTTCGTGAGATAATCGACAACTTGCTCGTGCGTGGAAATGTAATCATCCATAAAGGGTTGTCCTTCGTGTGGGCCTTGTCCGTGAATGCACGTGATGCGTGCGGCATTTTGCAATTTTGGTTTTATCGTCGACATCTTTCCATCTGCAcgaatttcattttcttcctGATTGAGTGTAACGAATTCAGCATCCATAGCGACGAGATATCCTGCGGGAAATGGTTCCGTTGGCGGTTTACAAATAACTTGTTTGTCATCTGATATCGCGGGAGGCGGCATTTCACTCAACGGTTCTTTAAACAATTCAAAAGTCATTGGATTCACATAGTCATTCAAGTCTTCGATTTTCGACGCTGTTGCATCTGTAGCTGTGTAATAACAGATAGTTGGAATTTTCCAATCGAATGTAAACCAAACAGCTTCATTTACTGAAACAGGAGATACGGTGAAGTCATTGAAGAGATACCAACGCGTTTCAGCGGAAAGATTTGACGAGGAAGTTTTTGCAGTCTTGAGTTCATGATACGATTTGTCGACATTTATCAAGGCAACGAGGTTACGATGGGTTCCTTCATCGATGTGACAAACGACGGCAGTGAGAGCATAGTTTTTCGACTTTGTTGATGCTTCTTCACTCTTTACCTCTTCttccaaattttctttttcttctccaTTTTTGGTAACTTTTTCGACATGTCCATTTTTCTGTTCAGtctctgaattttttatactttcttCGATTTTCATGTATTCCAATTTCGACGATATTCcatttgtcgttgttgttgatgatgagcTCGACGTCATTTGAGTGTTTTCTGCTGTTATTTCGTTACTTATTTCTACTTGCCCTTCAGAATTAACTTCCATCGTGAAACTCAATGGGAACCATGCATTCAATTTTCCactgttattattgttatttgtaTTGTTGATGAGGGATGTCAATTGATTCGTATTTAAACAGGgcgattttctaaaatattgctcaatttatgaaaaaagaaaattgagaaaagaataaatattcacCTTTCGGGATGTGCAAAATGACAATCAATGCGTGAACAATGCGTTCCATATCGACATTGCTTGAGAATGCCATTTGTAGGACGAAATAGCCCATTTGTTGGAGAGGCGCCTGCACCTATATCTGAGATTCCATTCGTGGGAGTCGTGCTTGTATGACCTGTTATCAAACGCAAATATTCCAGATGACGTTCATTATCGAGTCCCGTATTTACTGCTAAGATATTCGGCATTTCTCGTACctaaaaagatgatttttgat
Proteins encoded in this window:
- the LOC134836471 gene encoding uncharacterized protein LOC134836471; protein product: MISTNEVVSKDANHHDNSSNIRPASTVNNSFRNQKMIKQFAQTLIFIVLIFVASFFRDVIKQEKIRKKERAEMASQIAHQNYLLEQERFLVKHREFLSTFLQYEHHCNKIHALLYKNPCGLTKVNDFKFNCKNCKGSSRSPKVRIQMGDRTPLDFALIYVFLASLLFLLVRAIIDVSKEFNAPSQDSDEKTSSLHDYATRRVSNASNSATPQKKRDSKVLQPRVSITTTSSDQQGSTSAEGNNECTTGIALNETSCVSSKFDRRSSVPATMGHNQYLLKDTIDFRRQSFEALNEEDENCSPETKKHRLIRR
- the LOC134836469 gene encoding uncharacterized protein LOC134836469, which gives rise to MTEKVYTNGFHKNGNANPKKRLFDNSSWTTTTEQSTRKLGEQDATSSNVVGVVVWLLVLTIVIAKFALYIGMENISFKDLGQSLQQSLHHQAANMYEKMSLIRINLTNVIACAFIGFFVTVFSWMIVYLDSDVPGVNPPTPLSPRKNKTGYQLHVKHQYSLGYLMTILNGFAVFMFLLIGS
- the LOC134836468 gene encoding flap endonuclease 1-like, encoding MGILGLSKLIADVAPFALKEMEMKNFFGRKVAIDASMCLYQFLIAVRSEGAQLTSVDGEPTSHLMGTFYRSIRLLENGIKPVYVFDGKPPEMKSGELVKRAEKRNEAQKALDKATEAGDAAEMDKFNRRLVKVTRDHCEEAKQLLKLMGIPYVEAPCEAEAQCAALVKAGKVYATATEDMDALTFGSTILLRHLTFSEARKMPIQEYYHDRVLKGLELNEDEFVDLCILLGCDYCESIKGIGPKKAIELVTKYRSIEKILENIDQKKFIVPENWNYEQARALFKNPEIANPEEIELKWTEPDEEGLVKFLCGDRQFNEQRVRSGAQKLMKCRSTGTQGRLDSFFKVLPSTTPNQKRKSIADVKKESAKKLKGGAKGSRKPK